The Sulfurospirillum halorespirans DSM 13726 genome has a window encoding:
- the nuoK gene encoding NADH-quinone oxidoreductase subunit NuoK — MITLTHYFILTGILFSIGLVGVMRRTNLLMLFFSTEILLNAINVGFVAVSKYYNDLSGQLFAFFIIAVAASEVAVGLGLLILWYKRNGSVDLNSLQTMKG; from the coding sequence ATGATCACCTTAACACACTATTTTATTTTAACAGGTATTCTATTTTCCATTGGGCTTGTCGGTGTGATGCGACGAACGAACCTTTTAATGCTTTTTTTCTCAACCGAGATTTTGCTCAATGCGATTAACGTAGGGTTTGTGGCAGTTTCAAAATATTACAATGATCTGAGCGGTCAACTGTTTGCCTTTTTTATCATTGCCGTTGCGGCGAGTGAAGTCGCTGTCGGGCTTGGACTTCTCATTCTTTGGTACAAACGCAATGGCTCGGTTGATCTTAACAGCCTTCAGACGATGAAAGGGTAA
- the nuoI gene encoding NADH-quinone oxidoreductase subunit NuoI — protein sequence MELKDFKQRNIAPGYIFFEGEKAPENGWQAFKKVVRRTLKGELFVGLWIVLREMIRFDIHTIQYPAEKMEMSPRYRAIHRLLRLFESGSERCIGCGLCEKICISNCIRMDTHIDEKSRKMVSEYSINFGRCIFCGYCAEVCPELAIVHGVEYENASEQRAHFGLKEDMLTPLDTFRANEQKEFPGFGALSDNADEAVKQTPLAY from the coding sequence ATGGAATTAAAAGATTTTAAACAACGCAACATCGCTCCTGGATACATCTTTTTTGAGGGAGAAAAAGCGCCTGAAAATGGGTGGCAAGCCTTTAAAAAAGTGGTCAGACGAACGCTTAAAGGCGAGCTTTTTGTCGGTCTTTGGATAGTCTTAAGGGAGATGATTCGTTTTGATATTCACACGATTCAGTACCCTGCCGAAAAAATGGAGATGAGTCCACGCTATCGTGCCATTCATCGTCTGCTTCGTCTATTTGAGAGCGGTAGTGAGCGCTGCATCGGGTGTGGGTTGTGTGAGAAAATTTGTATCTCGAATTGTATTCGCATGGACACGCATATTGATGAGAAAAGCCGAAAAATGGTGAGCGAATACAGCATCAACTTTGGGCGTTGTATCTTTTGTGGGTATTGCGCTGAGGTGTGTCCTGAACTCGCCATCGTGCATGGGGTAGAGTATGAAAATGCCAGTGAACAACGCGCTCATTTTGGTCTCAAAGAGGATATGCTAACCCCACTTGATACCTTTAGAGCCAACGAACAAAAAGAGTTTCCAGGGTTTGGTGCATTGAGTGACAATGCCGATGAAGCTGTGAAACAGACACCATTAGCGTATTGA
- a CDS encoding NADH-quinone oxidoreductase subunit M — protein MEHILSLLVFFPAIAGLLGFLVVKESIRAYGISVSAIEFFLSIILWIGYDGSNAGYQFVEYYPFISSYGMSYYLGVDGISLFLVILSTFITMIALIALSIEKEIKNLIISVLFLEMTMVGVFVILDVIWFYAFWELSLVPMLYIIGAWGSANRMYASIKFFLYTFAGSVLMLVGILYMGFLYHEATGIWSFALPDWYLLQVPFETQLWLFGAFFLAFAIKVPMFPFHTWLPYAHGQAPTIGSIILAAVLLKMGSYGFVRFSLPLFPDASVYFLIPVAVICIIMVIYAAMIAYAQKDMKQVIAYSSISHMGIVILGTFAMNAEGITGSIFLMLSHGIVSGALFMLVGVIYDRRHTKLMSDFGGLASVMPNFATIYGIMLMASVGLPLSIGFVGEFLSLAGFYRISWVMTLLAGTGIILGAVYMLVLYKKSFFGEVVHAENKTLKDLNAKELTALIPLVALVVILGVYPKPVLSVIDMSVQKMLVLMDQKAVVQETKDLLFKANTIGGTY, from the coding sequence ATGGAACATATTTTATCACTTCTTGTATTTTTCCCTGCAATTGCAGGGCTCTTAGGCTTTTTGGTCGTTAAAGAGAGCATTCGAGCGTATGGTATCAGTGTCAGTGCGATTGAGTTTTTTCTCTCGATTATTTTATGGATTGGCTATGATGGTTCCAATGCTGGCTATCAATTTGTCGAGTATTATCCTTTTATCTCAAGCTATGGTATGAGTTATTATCTTGGCGTGGACGGTATTTCCCTTTTCTTAGTGATCTTATCGACCTTTATTACGATGATCGCACTTATTGCACTGAGTATCGAAAAAGAGATTAAAAACCTTATCATCTCCGTGCTCTTTTTAGAGATGACGATGGTGGGAGTATTTGTGATCTTGGATGTGATTTGGTTCTACGCCTTTTGGGAACTCTCTTTGGTGCCGATGCTCTATATCATTGGTGCGTGGGGAAGTGCGAACCGAATGTATGCTTCGATCAAGTTTTTCCTCTACACCTTTGCAGGCTCCGTTTTAATGCTTGTGGGCATTTTGTATATGGGCTTTTTATACCACGAGGCAACGGGTATTTGGAGTTTTGCATTGCCAGATTGGTATTTGTTGCAAGTGCCTTTTGAGACGCAATTGTGGCTTTTTGGAGCTTTCTTTTTAGCGTTTGCGATTAAAGTGCCGATGTTTCCGTTTCACACATGGTTACCCTACGCACACGGTCAAGCCCCAACGATTGGTTCGATCATCCTCGCAGCCGTGCTTCTTAAAATGGGCAGTTACGGTTTTGTGCGTTTTTCGCTCCCGCTATTTCCGGATGCGTCGGTCTATTTTCTAATTCCTGTGGCGGTGATTTGTATCATCATGGTGATTTATGCGGCGATGATTGCGTATGCACAAAAAGATATGAAACAGGTGATTGCGTATAGTTCGATTTCACATATGGGTATTGTTATTCTTGGAACCTTTGCTATGAACGCGGAGGGCATTACAGGTTCCATCTTCTTGATGCTGAGCCATGGTATTGTTAGTGGCGCTCTGTTTATGCTGGTGGGGGTCATTTACGATCGCCGTCATACGAAGCTTATGAGTGATTTTGGTGGGCTGGCTTCGGTGATGCCAAACTTCGCAACCATCTACGGCATTATGCTGATGGCCTCTGTTGGACTTCCTCTTTCCATCGGATTTGTCGGGGAGTTTTTATCCTTAGCAGGGTTTTACCGCATCAGCTGGGTGATGACATTGCTGGCAGGAACAGGCATTATTTTAGGCGCTGTTTACATGCTCGTTCTGTATAAAAAATCCTTTTTTGGTGAAGTCGTGCATGCTGAGAATAAAACACTTAAAGATCTTAACGCCAAAGAGCTAACCGCACTGATTCCGTTAGTAGCACTGGTTGTCATTTTGGGCGTTTATCCTAAACCTGTGCTTAGTGTCATTGATATGAGTGTTCAAAAGATGCTGGTACTCATGGATCAAAAAGCGGTTGTGCAAGAGACGAAAGATCTGCTGTTTAAAGCCAATACCATAGGAGGAACATACTAA
- the nuoH gene encoding NADH-quinone oxidoreductase subunit NuoH, with translation MFETAVLVETIVKAVIVVAVVAGMAGFATFIERKVLAFMQRRLGPMNVGPYGLLQLAADGIKLFTKEDIVPQNAVKPIFMIAPVIAAVTAFVAMAAVPYFPEFTLFGYVIHPIISDINVALLYVMGVASVGIYGPLLAGMSSANKWSLLGAARAVVQMLSFEVVTGLSVLAPIMMIGSLSLIDINDYQSDGVFSWLIWKQPLAFILFAMAGFMETNRAPFDTIEFEAEVVAGYATEYSGMRWGLFFIGEYANMITISVLVSILFMGGYNPLWFIPGAVMMLVKVSFWVFLFLWVRAAWPHIRPDQLMWVCWKVLMPLAVINILITGFVLI, from the coding sequence ATGTTTGAAACAGCCGTTTTGGTTGAAACCATTGTCAAAGCCGTCATTGTTGTTGCGGTGGTTGCAGGTATGGCAGGGTTTGCGACGTTTATTGAACGAAAAGTGTTAGCCTTTATGCAACGCCGTCTAGGACCCATGAATGTGGGACCGTATGGGCTATTGCAACTTGCAGCCGATGGTATTAAACTTTTCACTAAAGAGGACATTGTTCCGCAAAATGCCGTGAAGCCCATTTTTATGATCGCACCCGTGATTGCAGCGGTGACAGCGTTTGTGGCGATGGCAGCGGTTCCTTATTTTCCCGAATTTACCCTTTTTGGTTATGTGATTCATCCGATTATTTCCGACATTAACGTAGCGCTTTTGTATGTGATGGGCGTGGCCTCAGTCGGTATTTATGGTCCACTGCTTGCTGGAATGAGCAGTGCCAACAAATGGTCACTTTTAGGAGCGGCACGCGCTGTGGTGCAGATGCTCTCCTTTGAAGTGGTCACTGGGTTATCGGTACTTGCACCAATTATGATGATAGGCTCTTTATCGCTGATTGATATTAACGATTACCAAAGTGATGGTGTGTTTAGCTGGCTGATTTGGAAACAACCTTTAGCGTTTATTTTGTTTGCAATGGCAGGTTTTATGGAGACCAATCGTGCGCCCTTTGATACGATTGAGTTTGAGGCTGAAGTTGTGGCTGGGTATGCAACGGAGTATTCAGGCATGCGTTGGGGACTCTTTTTCATCGGTGAATATGCCAATATGATTACGATTTCAGTGCTTGTGAGCATCCTTTTTATGGGCGGTTATAATCCACTTTGGTTTATTCCAGGAGCTGTGATGATGTTGGTGAAAGTCTCTTTTTGGGTCTTTTTATTTTTATGGGTAAGAGCGGCATGGCCACACATTAGACCCGATCAGTTGATGTGGGTCTGTTGGAAAGTCTTAATGCCTTTAGCGGTGATTAACATCTTAATCACTGGCTTTGTGCTGATTTAG
- a CDS encoding NADH-quinone oxidoreductase subunit J translates to MYEIIAFYVFAALTIGMFGIVVTSRNALYAMSALAGGMIFISGFFFILDAEFLGVVQIVVYSGAIMALYAFGMMFFDTTRDVSEKMRSKKIAYSLSIASAVLVVAILCAPLVGESVEALYPSIEGVGNVQMIGVVLFTKYLVPFELAAIMLLVAMISGIVLASKKMDEYLAIEDEDLEDVKEGR, encoded by the coding sequence ATGTATGAAATTATAGCATTTTATGTTTTTGCCGCATTGACCATCGGTATGTTTGGGATTGTGGTGACGAGTCGTAATGCTTTGTATGCGATGAGCGCACTAGCAGGCGGAATGATCTTTATCTCGGGCTTCTTTTTTATCTTAGATGCTGAGTTTTTAGGGGTCGTTCAGATCGTCGTTTATTCGGGCGCTATTATGGCACTTTACGCGTTTGGTATGATGTTCTTTGATACAACACGTGATGTTTCAGAAAAGATGCGCTCCAAAAAAATCGCCTACAGCCTCTCTATCGCCAGTGCGGTTTTGGTTGTCGCCATTTTATGCGCACCGCTTGTGGGAGAGAGTGTGGAAGCACTTTACCCCAGCATCGAAGGTGTAGGAAATGTTCAGATGATCGGCGTTGTGCTTTTTACCAAATACTTAGTTCCGTTTGAGTTAGCCGCCATTATGCTTCTGGTTGCGATGATCTCAGGCATTGTGCTTGCGAGTAAAAAGATGGATGAATATTTAGCCATCGAAGATGAAGATCTTGAAGATGTCAAGGAGGGCAGATGA
- the nuoL gene encoding NADH-quinone oxidoreductase subunit L, which yields MENYLYTALFAPLASSLFVALFAARPKMLFTGIVASLLIAISMIASFVLLIDVNTYGPLHVTMMDWIAAGNLEVPFGFVVDEVSVIMMVTVTLVSTIVHIYSIGYMDHDKSFNRFFSYLSAFVFSMMILVMSDNFVGLFIGWEGVGLCSWLLIGFWYHKESASWAANEAFIMNRIADLGMLMGLFLIYWSVGSFQYDEFFASVKTMDSTLLTTIGIFLFIGAMGKSAQFPLHTWLADAMEGPTPVSALIHAATMVTAGVYLVIRCGELYALIPDVGFAIASLGAFVALFAASMALVNNDLKRIIAYSTLSQLGYMFVAAGLGAYWIALFHLMTHAFFKSLLFLGAGNVMHAMHDELNIKKMGGLYGSMKATAILMSVASVALAGIYPFAGFFSKDKILEVAFNEGAYFLWFALFIGAGLTAFYSFRLVMLVFFGEKEHVKYGIHPHEAQPFVIYALLPLGLLAIVAGFLEHTFEGFVTRLLAQYEIHIEHGTEALLIAATLGIALSGIAFAVYMYRRGGFPKSWEERFCYKLLSNQYYIPKLYELYIMRPFSALANFAWQKIDTKVVDLTVDLIAKMVYSTGEKSRKMQSGNLSDMLRWMVVGMIGLLILAFVYRPMV from the coding sequence ATGGAAAATTATCTTTATACCGCACTCTTTGCGCCCTTGGCAAGTTCTCTGTTTGTAGCCTTGTTTGCGGCGCGACCTAAGATGCTTTTCACGGGTATTGTGGCTTCGTTGCTCATTGCGATTTCGATGATTGCCTCCTTTGTGTTGCTCATCGATGTGAATACGTATGGACCTTTGCATGTAACGATGATGGATTGGATTGCCGCAGGCAATTTGGAAGTTCCGTTTGGCTTTGTCGTTGATGAAGTCTCTGTCATTATGATGGTCACGGTCACGCTGGTTTCAACGATTGTGCATATCTATTCGATTGGCTATATGGATCACGATAAGAGTTTTAACCGCTTCTTCTCTTACCTCTCCGCCTTTGTTTTTTCGATGATGATTTTGGTCATGAGCGATAACTTTGTAGGGCTTTTTATCGGTTGGGAAGGTGTGGGTCTTTGTTCATGGCTCCTCATTGGTTTTTGGTATCACAAAGAATCTGCTTCGTGGGCAGCCAATGAAGCGTTTATCATGAACCGAATTGCCGACCTTGGCATGTTGATGGGTCTTTTTCTGATCTACTGGAGTGTAGGATCATTCCAATACGATGAGTTTTTTGCCAGCGTAAAAACGATGGATTCTACGCTTCTGACAACGATTGGTATCTTCTTATTTATCGGTGCGATGGGTAAATCAGCACAGTTCCCCCTCCACACATGGCTTGCCGATGCGATGGAAGGTCCAACACCGGTTTCAGCACTCATTCACGCGGCAACGATGGTAACTGCGGGTGTTTATCTGGTCATTCGTTGTGGTGAACTCTATGCCCTTATCCCTGATGTGGGCTTTGCAATCGCATCACTAGGAGCATTTGTAGCGCTCTTTGCTGCTTCAATGGCGCTGGTCAATAACGATCTTAAACGCATTATCGCCTACTCAACGCTTTCGCAGTTAGGGTACATGTTTGTAGCCGCAGGACTGGGTGCCTACTGGATTGCCCTGTTTCATTTGATGACGCACGCTTTCTTTAAATCGCTTCTCTTTTTAGGTGCGGGTAATGTGATGCACGCGATGCACGATGAACTCAATATCAAAAAAATGGGTGGGTTGTATGGTTCGATGAAAGCAACCGCCATTTTGATGAGTGTTGCTTCGGTGGCATTGGCAGGTATTTATCCCTTCGCAGGCTTCTTCTCTAAAGATAAAATTTTAGAAGTTGCCTTTAATGAAGGTGCATACTTTTTATGGTTTGCCCTTTTCATCGGTGCGGGACTCACCGCATTTTACAGTTTCCGTTTGGTGATGCTTGTTTTCTTTGGTGAGAAAGAGCATGTGAAGTACGGCATTCATCCGCATGAAGCGCAACCGTTTGTCATTTATGCACTGCTTCCTTTAGGGCTTTTAGCCATTGTTGCAGGATTTTTAGAGCATACGTTTGAAGGGTTTGTAACGCGTCTTTTGGCACAGTATGAGATTCATATCGAACACGGTACGGAAGCTCTACTCATTGCAGCCACTTTGGGAATTGCACTCAGTGGAATTGCTTTTGCCGTTTACATGTACCGACGTGGTGGCTTCCCCAAATCGTGGGAAGAGCGTTTTTGCTACAAGCTTTTAAGCAACCAATACTATATACCCAAACTCTATGAGCTTTATATTATGCGTCCTTTTAGCGCGTTAGCAAACTTTGCATGGCAAAAAATTGATACGAAAGTGGTGGATTTGACAGTGGATTTAATTGCTAAAATGGTGTACTCCACAGGTGAAAAAAGCAGGAAAATGCAAAGTGGTAACCTCTCTGATATGCTCAGATGGATGGTGGTTGGTATGATTGGCTTACTCATTTTAGCCTTCGTTTATAGACCGATGGTTTAG
- a CDS encoding NADH-quinone oxidoreductase subunit G yields the protein MSDVLITIDGKQCTATEGEYILGVARRNDIFIPALCYVTNCSPTLACRLCLVDIDGKRAYSCNARAKEGMNVITKTEEIEKERRAIMEIYDINHPLECGVCDQSGECELQNYTLHMAVDSQHHCIADTHRPTKQWGKIHYDASLCIVCERCVTVCKDMIGESALKTVPRGGAELDKAWKDKTEKDAYAMWNKLQKSIIGIASGAETLDCTQCGECTAVCPVGALVSSDFQYTSNAWELQKIPASNPHSSDCSLLYYDVKHTSTSNPEPKIYRVNSDHNYAPLHAAARYGFDFQNEVTCKDESAFARVVELLQTKVDTIVFDSYITNEEALILQKLKEKFGFKLVNEDAKAYQTFLKHFASTAGSSLYSGDLKSISQSNFVVSFGTAIKTDSPNAGYAMNNAIGMNKGAGLYFHPVADPIVAAYSKNLLSVTHKIGAEEAIAYLLLDLFGDKEAMPKSVVEYLATFHTVEKKTIQESVKEEIKEMVKDEESGEEKEVTKTITKMVDTEIEVDTNALIELIGAEADLVEKITKLLDKKDSFSLIAGEDLFNHPRAENIAKLLGLIERFTAFKLVVIPSRTNTLGVSLICDLDEQKGNFTLGYNVKGDFTLSSLGKGDLDMPALNQQEGTFTSMNKRVVPTNVALPFKGYCLNDIANAVGLEAEWTIDYTPYLPSEKGFKKEKFDNLPNRFENDGTENRGYALELQTFTCNDEVESISSFTCKESDVIYQANPVHQFSALTNKAHQLNEAGALYVSSAFLESKGLNDAAVVTVENEAGAKLVIAIKEEKMIDGLIAYLPTFDTKIDTAPFFKEGYRFAHVVIKGVEHV from the coding sequence ATGAGCGATGTTTTAATAACCATAGATGGAAAACAGTGTACCGCGACAGAGGGTGAATACATTTTAGGCGTTGCGCGCAGAAACGATATTTTTATCCCAGCGCTCTGTTATGTAACGAACTGTTCACCAACGCTTGCGTGTCGTTTGTGTTTGGTGGATATCGATGGCAAAAGGGCGTACAGTTGTAACGCACGCGCCAAAGAGGGCATGAACGTTATCACGAAAACGGAAGAGATCGAAAAAGAGCGAAGAGCGATCATGGAGATTTATGACATTAACCATCCTTTGGAGTGTGGTGTCTGCGACCAAAGTGGTGAATGCGAACTGCAAAACTACACCTTGCATATGGCTGTGGACAGCCAACACCACTGCATCGCCGACACGCACCGCCCAACCAAACAGTGGGGTAAAATCCATTACGATGCATCACTCTGTATCGTGTGTGAGCGTTGTGTCACGGTGTGTAAAGATATGATCGGCGAATCAGCCCTTAAAACCGTTCCTCGCGGTGGTGCTGAGCTTGATAAGGCATGGAAAGATAAAACCGAAAAAGACGCCTATGCGATGTGGAATAAACTCCAAAAGTCGATCATCGGTATTGCCAGTGGTGCTGAAACACTCGACTGTACACAGTGTGGCGAGTGTACGGCAGTATGTCCTGTAGGAGCGCTTGTTAGCTCAGACTTCCAATACACGTCTAACGCATGGGAACTTCAAAAAATCCCAGCGTCTAATCCGCATAGCAGTGATTGTTCGCTTCTTTATTACGATGTCAAACACACCAGTACGAGTAATCCTGAACCTAAAATTTACCGCGTCAATAGTGACCATAACTACGCGCCCCTTCATGCGGCAGCTCGTTATGGTTTTGACTTCCAAAACGAGGTTACATGTAAAGATGAAAGTGCGTTTGCACGGGTGGTTGAACTGCTTCAAACCAAAGTTGATACCATCGTTTTTGACAGTTACATTACCAATGAAGAAGCGTTGATTTTACAAAAACTCAAAGAGAAATTTGGCTTTAAGTTAGTAAACGAAGATGCCAAAGCGTATCAAACCTTCCTCAAACATTTTGCAAGTACTGCGGGTTCAAGCCTTTACAGTGGCGATTTGAAGTCTATTTCCCAAAGCAATTTTGTGGTCAGTTTTGGAACTGCCATTAAAACCGATAGCCCTAATGCGGGTTATGCGATGAATAATGCTATTGGTATGAACAAAGGCGCAGGGCTTTATTTCCACCCTGTGGCTGATCCTATCGTTGCCGCTTACTCGAAAAACCTTCTAAGTGTTACTCATAAAATAGGCGCAGAAGAGGCGATTGCATATCTTTTACTCGATCTTTTTGGCGACAAAGAGGCGATGCCTAAAAGTGTTGTTGAGTATTTGGCAACGTTTCATACGGTAGAGAAAAAAACCATCCAAGAGAGCGTTAAAGAAGAGATCAAAGAGATGGTCAAAGACGAAGAGAGTGGCGAAGAGAAAGAGGTCACGAAGACCATCACGAAAATGGTAGACACAGAGATCGAAGTTGACACGAATGCTTTGATTGAACTTATCGGCGCGGAAGCGGATTTAGTAGAGAAAATCACTAAACTTTTGGATAAAAAAGATAGCTTTAGTTTGATCGCAGGCGAAGACCTTTTTAATCATCCAAGAGCAGAAAATATCGCAAAGCTTTTAGGTTTGATCGAGCGATTTACCGCGTTTAAATTGGTCGTTATTCCATCACGCACCAATACACTCGGTGTTTCGCTGATTTGTGATCTAGACGAGCAAAAAGGTAACTTTACGCTAGGCTACAACGTGAAAGGCGACTTTACACTGAGCAGCTTGGGCAAGGGCGATTTGGATATGCCAGCTCTCAATCAACAAGAAGGAACGTTTACGTCGATGAACAAACGCGTCGTTCCCACCAATGTGGCATTGCCATTTAAAGGCTATTGTCTCAATGACATCGCCAATGCAGTGGGACTTGAAGCGGAGTGGACGATTGATTATACGCCGTATTTGCCGAGTGAAAAAGGCTTTAAGAAAGAGAAATTTGATAACTTGCCGAATCGTTTTGAAAACGATGGTACTGAAAATCGCGGTTATGCACTTGAGCTTCAAACCTTTACATGTAACGATGAAGTTGAATCCATTTCAAGCTTTACATGTAAAGAGAGCGATGTGATCTACCAAGCCAATCCTGTGCATCAATTTAGCGCCTTGACCAACAAAGCCCATCAGCTTAATGAAGCTGGAGCTCTGTATGTTTCGTCCGCCTTTTTAGAGTCTAAAGGGCTTAACGATGCCGCGGTGGTGACAGTAGAAAATGAGGCAGGTGCCAAATTGGTGATTGCAATTAAAGAAGAGAAAATGATCGATGGATTGATCGCGTATCTTCCAACATTTGATACCAAAATCGATACCGCACCGTTTTTTAAAGAGGGTTACCGATTCGCTCACGTCGTGATTAAAGGAGTTGAACATGTTTGA